GAGCGGCGGCCGGCAGCTTCCCAACGGGCAGCGGCATCGGGCTTCCCAGGCGCCCCTGCCGCGCACCCTTGCGTCACGGGCGGGATGCCTGTGCCACCACCGCGAACGTGCGCGGTGGCACGGGCTTCCGGCCTGCGGTGGGCTCAGAGGCGCTCCACGCGGCGCGGCAGGCATCGGTTCTCTGAACGCCGGCATTATAAGGCGCGGCGCGGCATTTGCAAGGGCTTTCTGCGCAAGATTTTGCGGCGGGCCGGGGCCGCACGGGGCGGCCCCGTGGCGATTGCCGACAAGAAATTACACCTCGTGACAGCCTTCGCCCCGCCGCAGGATTGCATCGGGCTTGCCCTCATGCTACATTGGCCCCATACGATTCCCCTCCACGATCCGCGAAAGGAAGGACCATGACTTCCCGCCTCATTCATCTGGTTCTGGCGTCCGCCCTGGCCGCCGCGGCGTTCGCCGGCGAGGAGCCTGCGCCCGCTGCCGGCGGCGAGGGAGCCGAGATCTTCAACCTCGCCAACGGCTACATGGCCCGCAAGGAATACGAGCTGGCCGTAGAGACTTACGCGCGCCTGCTCAAGACCACGCCGCAGTTCGCCCAGGCCGCCCTCGCCCTCTATCGCCAGGGCTGGTGCCAGCACGCGCTCCAGCGCTACGACGAGGCCGCCGCCGCCTTCAACCGCCTGCTCAAGGAGTTCCCCGCCAGCGAGGACCTGCCCAAGGCCCTCTACCTGCTGGGCGACTGCTACCTGAAGCTGGACAAGCCGGCCGAGGGCGCCCAAGCCTTTCTCGATCTCGTGGCGAAGTCGCCGAAATACGCCTTCGCGCCCAACGCCCTCCACCGCGCGGGCGAGGCCCTGCTCAAGCTCAAGGAGTTCGACCGAGCCGCCAAGGCCTACGCCCAGCTCATCGCCGATTACCCCGACTACCAGCACATCCCCTACGCCCACTACTCGCTCGGCTGGTGCCGCTCGCAGCTCAAGGACCACAAGGGCGCGGCCGAGGCCTTCGGCGCCGTGGTGGCGAAGTTCCCCAAGTCGCCCGTCGCCGGCGAATCGCAGTTCCGCCTCGGCGAGGCCCTCCTCGAGCAGAAGGCCTACGACGAGGCCCGCGCCGCATTCAAGAAGGTCCTCGACGACTTCCCCGGCGACTTCAGCGACGATGCGCTGCTCGCCATCGGCCGCGCCTGGTTCGAGCAGGAGAAGTTCGCCGAAGCCGCGAAGGCGTTCCAGGATGCCGTCGCCCGCTTCCCCGAGAGTCCCGCGAAGCCTCAGGCCCTCTACGACGCGGGCAACAGCCTGCTGTGCGCCGGCAACGCCGAGGGCGCGCTCCAGGCGTTCGACGCCGCGCTCGCCGCCGCGCCCAACACCCCCCTTGCCGAGAAGGCCCGCTATGCCCGCGGCCACGCGCTCCTGCGCCTCAAGAAGCCCGACGAGGCCCTTGAGGCGTTCACCGAATCGCTGAAGGCTCCCAGCCTACATGAACTCCTGCCCCGCGTCGTCTTCAGCCTCGGCGAGGCCTGCTTCGCGGCCAAGCGCTACGACGAGGCGGCGAAGGCCTACGCCCAAGTCGTCGAAAAGCACGCCGATTCGCCCATCGCGGCCGACGCCCTAAGCGCGCTGGCCTTCTGCCGCCGCGACCAGGGCAAGCTCCCCGAAGCCATCGAGGCCGCCCAGCAGTTTGTCAAGAAGTACCCGCCCGATCATCCGCTCTTCAGGCCCACGCTCTTCGCCCTCGGCGACTTCCAGTTCGCCCACAAGGCCTACGCCGACGCCAAGGCCACCTTCCTCCGCCTCGCCGAGCTCGGCCCGCAGGCGCCCGGAGCCGCCGACGGGCCGGACAAGGCCGCCTGGACCCTCTACCGCCTCGGCTGGTGCCACCGCAACCTGGGCGAGCTCGACGACGCGGCCAAGGCTTTCGCCAGGCTCGTCGCCGAGCACCCCAAGAGCGACCTCGCGCCCGAGGGCCTCTGCCTCCTCGCCCACATCGCCGACGAGCAGAAGAAGCCCGACGCGGCCGCCGCCCTCTACGCTCGCTGCCTGAAGGAGTACCCCGAGAGCCCGTACGCCGCGTTGGCACTCCTCGACCTCGGCCTGCTCGAGTTCAACCGCAGGAGCTTCGCCGACGCCGCCCAGCACCTGGCCGCCTTCCTCGGCAAGCACCCCGACCACGCCAACGCTCCCGAGGCGCGCCTGCATCTCGCCGAAGCTCTTTACGAGACCAAGGCTTATGACGAAGCTCTCAAGCACTTCACCGCCTTCCTCGAGAAGTCGCCCGACCACAAGCTCGCCGCCCGCGCCCGCGACGGGCTGGCATGGTCCCACCGCAAGCTCGGCCAGCTCGACAAGGCCCTCGAAGCCTTCGCCGCCGTCGCCGCCCAGGACGCCAGGAGCGACCTCGCGCCCCAGGCCCTCTTCGCCGCCGCCACCATCCGCATGGAACAGAAGCAGCCGGCCGAGGCGATCAAGCTCTTCGCCCGCGTGGCGGCCGACTACCCGAACCACAAGCTCGCCACCGAGGCCGCCTACCGCGCCGCCTCCGCCCTCTACGCCGCCGACCAGTACGAGGAGGCCGCCAAGGCACTCCAGGCGTTCCTCGACAGGAATCCGAAGGGTGAGTTCACGGACGACGCGCTCTACGACCTGGCCTGGGCCAATCTCAAGCTCAACAAGCCCGACGCCAAGCTAGCCGCCCTCAACCGCCTGCTCAAAGAGTTCCCCGAGAGCAGCTTCGCGCCCAGCGCCCACTTCCTGCTCGGCGAGCACGCCTTCGATGCCAAGCAGTACGCGGACGCCGCGGCCCACTATGCCGCCTGCGCCCAGGCCGCCCAGGGCGAGGAACTGGCCAAGGCCCTCTATAAGCTCGCCTGGAGCCACTACCACGCCGAGAAGTGGGACGCAGCGGCCGCCGCCTTCGCCGACCTCACCGCCAAGGCCCCCGACAGCGCCTTCGCCGCCGAGGCCCCCGACAGCGCCTTCGCCGCCGAGGCCCACTACATGACCGGCCTCATCCTCCAGAGGCAGAACAAGCACGACGAGGCCCTGGCCGCTTTCCGCAGGACCCTCGACGCCAAGCCCTCGCCCAAGTACGACGAGCGCGCCCGCTACCAGATCGCCCAGTGCCAGCAGGCCGCGGGCAAGTGGGCCGACGCCCTCAAGCAGCACAAGGCCACGCTCGAGAAGTACCCCGAGGGCGAGATGAAGCTCGACCTCGTCTACGGCATCGGCCTCGCCAGCCAGCACCTCGGCGCCTACGCCGACGCCCAGGACGCCTTCCAGAAAGTCATCGCCGCCACCAAGACTGACCTTGCCGCCCGCGCGCAGTACGGTCTGGGCGAGTGCGACTTCCTCCAAGGCAAGTTCAAGGAGGCCCTTGCCAGTTTCCTCGCCGTCGAAATCAACTACAACGTCGAGGGGGCCCCCGAGGTCGTCGCGCCCTACAACAAGTGGCGGGCTGCCGCGCTCCTCAAGGTGATGCAGTGCCACCTCAAGCTCGGCAACCCCGACCGCGCGCGCGCCTACGGCAGCGAGCTGATCAAGAAGTTCCCCAACAGCGAGGCGGTTGCCGAGGCGAAGAAGCTGCTCGAAGGGCTCGACGCC
The nucleotide sequence above comes from Planctomycetota bacterium. Encoded proteins:
- a CDS encoding tetratricopeptide repeat protein, translated to MTSRLIHLVLASALAAAAFAGEEPAPAAGGEGAEIFNLANGYMARKEYELAVETYARLLKTTPQFAQAALALYRQGWCQHALQRYDEAAAAFNRLLKEFPASEDLPKALYLLGDCYLKLDKPAEGAQAFLDLVAKSPKYAFAPNALHRAGEALLKLKEFDRAAKAYAQLIADYPDYQHIPYAHYSLGWCRSQLKDHKGAAEAFGAVVAKFPKSPVAGESQFRLGEALLEQKAYDEARAAFKKVLDDFPGDFSDDALLAIGRAWFEQEKFAEAAKAFQDAVARFPESPAKPQALYDAGNSLLCAGNAEGALQAFDAALAAAPNTPLAEKARYARGHALLRLKKPDEALEAFTESLKAPSLHELLPRVVFSLGEACFAAKRYDEAAKAYAQVVEKHADSPIAADALSALAFCRRDQGKLPEAIEAAQQFVKKYPPDHPLFRPTLFALGDFQFAHKAYADAKATFLRLAELGPQAPGAADGPDKAAWTLYRLGWCHRNLGELDDAAKAFARLVAEHPKSDLAPEGLCLLAHIADEQKKPDAAAALYARCLKEYPESPYAALALLDLGLLEFNRRSFADAAQHLAAFLGKHPDHANAPEARLHLAEALYETKAYDEALKHFTAFLEKSPDHKLAARARDGLAWSHRKLGQLDKALEAFAAVAAQDARSDLAPQALFAAATIRMEQKQPAEAIKLFARVAADYPNHKLATEAAYRAASALYAADQYEEAAKALQAFLDRNPKGEFTDDALYDLAWANLKLNKPDAKLAALNRLLKEFPESSFAPSAHFLLGEHAFDAKQYADAAAHYAACAQAAQGEELAKALYKLAWSHYHAEKWDAAAAAFADLTAKAPDSAFAAEAPDSAFAAEAHYMTGLILQRQNKHDEALAAFRRTLDAKPSPKYDERARYQIAQCQQAAGKWADALKQHKATLEKYPEGEMKLDLVYGIGLASQHLGAYADAQDAFQKVIAATKTDLAARAQYGLGECDFLQGKFKEALASFLAVEINYNVEGAPEVVAPYNKWRAAALLKVMQCHLKLGNPDRARAYGSELIKKFPNSEAVAEAKKLLEGLDAGRPEAPAPPKAEPAKGDQ